GCCATCACGAGGTCCAGCAGAAGGGCCGCGACGAAATCCTCGCAGACTACCACCTGCGCGTCGGCCAGATCACTGCCGACAGTCAGGTGCCAACGGGGTACGCCCTCACGAAGCAAAGGCTCGACGAGACCGAAGTCGGGGAGGGAACAACGGTCACGCTGATCAACGCTACGCGCCCCGCGGAGTGGAAGCAGACCTACAACCCTTACGATTGCGCCGAGTGGCTCGGCCTGAACCCGTGGGCCGCCGACAGCACGTCCTGGGACATCTTCGACGCCGTATTTACGCCCGGCGACCTGATTCTGATCATATCCTGGAAGGATGCCGCTGCAGCGCAGGCCTACGAGGACGCTTCCGCGCCGAATGACAAGGCAAGAGTCCGGAGAGTACGGATCGTACGCGACTACGGGAAATACGACCGTCGCGAGGCGCCTCAGTACTACGCAGACGCCAAGGGCGGCGATACGCTCCACGCCTGACACCGCTCCACCGGGAAGGCCGGCCTGCTGCGCTAACGCGCTCATCGCCGTCAGAGAGCGTGAGACTGCCGATGCGCGCGGGAAGCTCCCGCGAGGATGCCGCGTAAACTGATCGACTGCCGCGACCCGCTCTGACGGCCGGCCCGTCAAAATGAAAGGAAAGCACGATGACGAATTCGAACGACGATGGCGCTCCCCGCCCACAGGCTGTGGTGGCCGGCGACCTTGACGGCGCTGGCACGCTCAACGGCCGTGCCGGCACATCAGTGTTCTCGATCGGTGGCCCCGACGGCAGGGGCGGCACCGCGGCCGGGGCGAACCCCTACGAGTTGCTGAGCGCTTCGTTCGCCGCCTGCACGGCGATGACGATACGGCTGCATGCGCGAAGGCGGAAAATCCCGCTTTCCCACGTCGAGGTAGCTGTATCGTACCGCCATGGCGGGGATGGCGGCCGCGACTCCTTCGAGCGCTCCATCACGCTCGAAGGAAACCTTGTCGACGACGAGCGCGCCCAACTCTTGCAGGCCGCGAACATGTGTCCCGTCGGGCGGACGCTCGGCCTCAGCGCCGACATCCGCACCAACGACAACGTCAACGTCGGGCGGACGGCAAGCTATGACGACGACGTGAGCGAACTTCCGATCCCGAACATCTACCCCGACTAGTTTGCCGCGAGGTAGTGCACGAGCGCCACGGCGTTGTTGTGCTCGATGTCGTGCGCGCCGAAGAGCAGCGTCACTTTGCCCGCCGATACAAGATCCGTCAGGTGATCGACGCGGCGTGATTGCCGCGCGGCCGCTTAGCGCCTCACTCGCGGGCGATCATTCATGCATGACAAGAATAACTCAAACTCGCGCGGCAAGACTACCGAAGCCGCACTGGATAAGCGATTATGCCAAGGGCACACCAGGCCGCGCGACGAGACGAAAATGTTACTCCAAGACAAACTGGACGCCCTGAAAGCCGAGTGTCTCGCCAAGACCCCGCCGAAAGTGACGCTGGTTCGACAACGTGCGGTGGAAGGGCTTGCCGCATCTGGATTGGCCGAGCGGGCCATGCACGCCGGGGAGCAAGCCCCCGCTTTCCAGCTGCGTGACGGCTACGGCAGGGCGTTCTCGTCGCGCGAGGCGTTGCACCGGGGCCCAATCGTCCTCGTGTTCTACAGGGGCAGATGGTGCCCCTACTGCAACATCGACCTCCGCGCGATCGAGGCCGCCTCGCACGACATACGCAGCCTCGGCGCTTCGCTGGTCGGCGTCTCGCAGCAGACGCCTGACAACAGCCTGGAGATGCAAAGACGCAACGCGCTTTCGTTCGCGAGCCTGGTCGACGCGGGAGGCAAGGTCGCGCACGCTTTCGGCCTGCGCTGGAAGGTCTCCGACGAACTGCGTGCCGTCGAGGAGGGCTGCGGCATGAATCTCGCGACCTTCAACGGCGATCCGAGCTGGACGTTGACCATGCCGGCCCGGTACGTCGTGGCGCCCGGCGGGATGATCGAGTACGCCGACATCAGCGTCGACTACACGCGGCGCGGCGACCCGTCCGAACTGATCCCGGTCCTCGCCCACCTCGCCGCGCACTAACCCGCGGGCGCGCTAGCCACGTCCGGGAGCGTTGCGTCCGACATTCCCCGGTGGGGGGCTTCGACCGACCAGTCAC
This genomic interval from Bradyrhizobium sp. NP1 contains the following:
- a CDS encoding peroxiredoxin-like family protein is translated as MHDKNNSNSRGKTTEAALDKRLCQGHTRPRDETKMLLQDKLDALKAECLAKTPPKVTLVRQRAVEGLAASGLAERAMHAGEQAPAFQLRDGYGRAFSSREALHRGPIVLVFYRGRWCPYCNIDLRAIEAASHDIRSLGASLVGVSQQTPDNSLEMQRRNALSFASLVDAGGKVAHAFGLRWKVSDELRAVEEGCGMNLATFNGDPSWTLTMPARYVVAPGGMIEYADISVDYTRRGDPSELIPVLAHLAAH
- a CDS encoding OsmC family protein, which produces MTNSNDDGAPRPQAVVAGDLDGAGTLNGRAGTSVFSIGGPDGRGGTAAGANPYELLSASFAACTAMTIRLHARRRKIPLSHVEVAVSYRHGGDGGRDSFERSITLEGNLVDDERAQLLQAANMCPVGRTLGLSADIRTNDNVNVGRTASYDDDVSELPIPNIYPD
- a CDS encoding antibiotic biosynthesis monooxygenase — its product is MFSVIFEVLPNRGNWDDYFDNAKMLRTELEQVEGFVDNIRYRSLTRERWILSLSNWRDEKSLVRWRTHRRHHEVQQKGRDEILADYHLRVGQITADSQVPTGYALTKQRLDETEVGEGTTVTLINATRPAEWKQTYNPYDCAEWLGLNPWAADSTSWDIFDAVFTPGDLILIISWKDAAAAQAYEDASAPNDKARVRRVRIVRDYGKYDRREAPQYYADAKGGDTLHA